In Drosophila teissieri strain GT53w chromosome 2R, Prin_Dtei_1.1, whole genome shotgun sequence, the following proteins share a genomic window:
- the LOC122613308 gene encoding snake venom 5'-nucleotidase isoform X1 translates to MHLSRFRFLRGVFVCRMSNAGIDGGGGGGGGSGAGSGSGSTTVPPTTPPPTGHGSTRRLSHLTGSGRSGGAAAMGNVVGWLKQASIEVRDAGTRTLSMLQSSNPNFRSLDLSLGTPTPTTPTSSEIPAAPASATASLSGSTLQFGPEEPEEGSAAGGSQSLTPLDARELLTRPTRAYASVSQPQSPRHRGSGGGSVSGSRIITHGLTGRSTSISSQLEKTKKLLKMTEGEDKPLTILHYNDVYNIESMAETEPVGGAARFATAIKSFAHLNPLVLFSGDAFSPSMLSTFTQGEQMIPVLNTVGTHCAVFGNHDFDHGLDVLVKLIKQTEFPWLMSNVVDNETGRPLGGGKISHFILHNQISIGLIGLVEREWLETLPTIDPNEVTYIDYVEAGNKLARELRNEGCDLIIALTHMRTPNDINLAEKCSGIDIILGGHDHVREVTEIKGKMIVKSGTDFQQFSVITIERDAANREHFTTDVKCFDVTAKIPEDPELKQELSKYAKFIESKLSDVMGVFSVELDGRFSRVRTQETNLGNWVCDVVLAAVGADVVILNGGTFRSDRVHPVGAFTMGDLVNVIPMRDPLILLEVKGKILWQALENGVSAYPKLEGRFPQVSGISFAFDPQAEPGKRIDPQLIQVGDEYLNLEQSYKLCVKSYIFMGCDGYTMFKDATVLMDDDACPELGITLQNHFKAINSRKCGQNTKHRQSLVTLSRRHSLVQCLDSMDLDGPSPIRKLSVGHHNKSMDLTHGNSQKMLRRASLDDLEQSTCDLAPQLEHRIVMIQNEEHHRQLLFKKETHIMNSTITEAEDDYKKIRQLDLGAGSDVERNI, encoded by the exons ATGCACCTAAGTCGCTTTCGTTTTTTGCGAGGCGTTTT CGTCTGTAGGATGAGCAATGCGGGAATcgacggaggaggaggcggcggtggaggatCGGGTGccggatcaggatcaggatcgaCAACAGTGCCGCCCACAacgccaccacccactggccATGGATCCACGCGCCGCCTGAGCCACCTGACGGGCAGTGGCCGTTCGGGAGGAGCCGCCGCCATGGGCAATGTGGTGGGCTGGCTGAAGCAG GCTTCCATTGAGGTGCGAGACGCCGGCACACGAACTTTGTCGATGCTGCAGAGCAGCAACCCCAACTTTCGATCCCTGGACCTATCTCTGGGCACGCCCACACCAACAACACCCACCTCCAGCGAAATTCCAGCTGCTCCAGCCAGTGCCACCGCCTCGTTAAGTGGCTCCACGCTGCAATTTGGACCGGAGGAGCCAGAGGAAGGATCCGCTGCCGGAGGAAGCCAATCGCTGACGCCACTTGATGCCAGGGAGCTCCTGACTAGACCCACACGCGCCTACGCCTCCGTCAGCCAGCCCCAAAGTCCGAGACATCGAGGATCCGGCGGCGGGTCCGTTTCCGGATCTCGAATCATCACACACGGCCTGACCGGACGCTCCACATCGATATCCTCGCAGCTGGAGAAGACCAAGAAGCTGCTGAAAATGACCGAGGGCGAGGACAAACCGCTGACCATTTTGCACTACAACGATGTCTACAATATTGAGTCCATGGCGGAAACGGAGCCTGTGGGAGGGGCAGCCAGATTCGCCACGGCCATCAAGAGTTTCGCGCACCTTAATCCGCTTGTGCTCTTCAGCGGTGATGCCTTCTCGCCGAGCATGT TGAGCACCTTTACCCAGGGTGAACAGATGATTCCTGTGCTCAATACGGTGGGAACACACTGTGCCGTCTTTGGCAACCACGACTTTG ATCACGGCTTGGATGTGCTGGTAAAGCTGATTAAGCAGACGGAATTCCCCTGGCTCATGTCCAATGTGGTGGACAACGAAACCGGTCGTCCATTGGGCGGTGGAAAGATCTCGCACTTCATACTACACAATCAGATATCCATTGGCTTGATTGGACTGGTGGAGCGGGAGTGGTTGGAGACCCTGCCCACCATCGATCCCAATGAGGTGACCTACATCGACTACGTGGAGGCGGGAAATAAGCTGGCCCGCGAGCTGAGGAACGAGGGATGTGACCTCATCATTGCCCTTACCCACATGCGTACTCCCAACGATATTAATCTGGCCGAGAAGTGCAGCGGCATCGATATCATTCTTGGTGGTCACGATCACGTCCGCGAGGTGACCGAAATCAAGGGCAAAATGATCGTCAAATCGGGCACGGACTTCCAGCAGTTCTCCGTCATCACCATCGAGCGGGATGCCGCCAATCGTGAACACTTCACAACGGACGTCAAGTGCTTCGATGTGACGGCCAAAATTCCGGAGGATCCGGAGCTGAAACAGGAGCTCTCCAAATATGCCA AGTTCATCGAGAGCAAGCTTTCGGATGTAATGGGTGTCTTCAGCGTGGAATTAGATGGACGCTTTTCCCGCGTGCGGACCCAGGAAACAAATCTGGGCAACTGGGTGTGCGACGTGGTGCTGGCCGCCGTCGGCGCCGATGTGGTCATCTTGAATGGCGGCACCTTCCGTTCGGATCGAGTGCATCCGGTGGGTGCCTTTACCATGGGCGACCTGGTGAACGTAATACCCATGCGGGACCCACTAATCCTACTCGAAGTCAAGGGTAAAATACTGTGGCAGGCGCTGGAGAATGGAGTGTCTGCCTATCCCAAGCTGGAGGGAAGGTTCCCTCAGGTGTCGGGCATCAGTTTTGCCTTCGATCCGCAGGCGGAGCCCGGCAAACGTATTGACCCGCAACTTATCCAGGTGGGCGACGAGTACCTCAACCTGGAACAGTCCTACAAGTTGTGCGTCAAGAGCTACATCTTCATGGGCTGTGATGGCTACACCATGTTCAAGGACGCAACTGTGCTG ATGGATGATGATGCTTGTCCGGAGTTGGGAATTACCCTGCAGAACCATTTCAAGGCCATCAATTCCAGGAAGTGCGGACAAAACACCAAGCACCGCCAGTCGCTGGTCACACTCTCCCGGAGGCATAGTCTGGTGCAGTGCTTGGATAGTATGGATCTGGATGGACCATCACCCATCCGCAAATTGTCCGTGGGCCACCACAACAAGTCGATGGACTTGACGCATGGCAATTCTCAGAAG ATGCTGCGACGTGCGTCCTTGGATGACCTGGAGCAGTCCACCTGCGATTTGGCGCCACAATTGGAGCACCGTATCGTTATGATACAAAACGAAGAA CATCACCGACAGTTGCTGTTCAAAAAGGAGACGCACATAATGAATTCCACAATCACCGAAGCCGAGGACGA TTACAAGAAAATAAGACAACTTGATTTAGGGGCAGGTTCCGATGTGGAGAGAAACATTTGA
- the LOC122613308 gene encoding mannosylglucosyl-3-phosphoglycerate phosphatase isoform X2: MLQSSNPNFRSLDLSLGTPTPTTPTSSEIPAAPASATASLSGSTLQFGPEEPEEGSAAGGSQSLTPLDARELLTRPTRAYASVSQPQSPRHRGSGGGSVSGSRIITHGLTGRSTSISSQLEKTKKLLKMTEGEDKPLTILHYNDVYNIESMAETEPVGGAARFATAIKSFAHLNPLVLFSGDAFSPSMLSTFTQGEQMIPVLNTVGTHCAVFGNHDFDHGLDVLVKLIKQTEFPWLMSNVVDNETGRPLGGGKISHFILHNQISIGLIGLVEREWLETLPTIDPNEVTYIDYVEAGNKLARELRNEGCDLIIALTHMRTPNDINLAEKCSGIDIILGGHDHVREVTEIKGKMIVKSGTDFQQFSVITIERDAANREHFTTDVKCFDVTAKIPEDPELKQELSKYAKFIESKLSDVMGVFSVELDGRFSRVRTQETNLGNWVCDVVLAAVGADVVILNGGTFRSDRVHPVGAFTMGDLVNVIPMRDPLILLEVKGKILWQALENGVSAYPKLEGRFPQVSGISFAFDPQAEPGKRIDPQLIQVGDEYLNLEQSYKLCVKSYIFMGCDGYTMFKDATVLMDDDACPELGITLQNHFKAINSRKCGQNTKHRQSLVTLSRRHSLVQCLDSMDLDGPSPIRKLSVGHHNKSMDLTHGNSQKMLRRASLDDLEQSTCDLAPQLEHRIVMIQNEEHHRQLLFKKETHIMNSTITEAEDDYKKIRQLDLGAGSDVERNI, from the exons ATGCTGCAGAGCAGCAACCCCAACTTTCGATCCCTGGACCTATCTCTGGGCACGCCCACACCAACAACACCCACCTCCAGCGAAATTCCAGCTGCTCCAGCCAGTGCCACCGCCTCGTTAAGTGGCTCCACGCTGCAATTTGGACCGGAGGAGCCAGAGGAAGGATCCGCTGCCGGAGGAAGCCAATCGCTGACGCCACTTGATGCCAGGGAGCTCCTGACTAGACCCACACGCGCCTACGCCTCCGTCAGCCAGCCCCAAAGTCCGAGACATCGAGGATCCGGCGGCGGGTCCGTTTCCGGATCTCGAATCATCACACACGGCCTGACCGGACGCTCCACATCGATATCCTCGCAGCTGGAGAAGACCAAGAAGCTGCTGAAAATGACCGAGGGCGAGGACAAACCGCTGACCATTTTGCACTACAACGATGTCTACAATATTGAGTCCATGGCGGAAACGGAGCCTGTGGGAGGGGCAGCCAGATTCGCCACGGCCATCAAGAGTTTCGCGCACCTTAATCCGCTTGTGCTCTTCAGCGGTGATGCCTTCTCGCCGAGCATGT TGAGCACCTTTACCCAGGGTGAACAGATGATTCCTGTGCTCAATACGGTGGGAACACACTGTGCCGTCTTTGGCAACCACGACTTTG ATCACGGCTTGGATGTGCTGGTAAAGCTGATTAAGCAGACGGAATTCCCCTGGCTCATGTCCAATGTGGTGGACAACGAAACCGGTCGTCCATTGGGCGGTGGAAAGATCTCGCACTTCATACTACACAATCAGATATCCATTGGCTTGATTGGACTGGTGGAGCGGGAGTGGTTGGAGACCCTGCCCACCATCGATCCCAATGAGGTGACCTACATCGACTACGTGGAGGCGGGAAATAAGCTGGCCCGCGAGCTGAGGAACGAGGGATGTGACCTCATCATTGCCCTTACCCACATGCGTACTCCCAACGATATTAATCTGGCCGAGAAGTGCAGCGGCATCGATATCATTCTTGGTGGTCACGATCACGTCCGCGAGGTGACCGAAATCAAGGGCAAAATGATCGTCAAATCGGGCACGGACTTCCAGCAGTTCTCCGTCATCACCATCGAGCGGGATGCCGCCAATCGTGAACACTTCACAACGGACGTCAAGTGCTTCGATGTGACGGCCAAAATTCCGGAGGATCCGGAGCTGAAACAGGAGCTCTCCAAATATGCCA AGTTCATCGAGAGCAAGCTTTCGGATGTAATGGGTGTCTTCAGCGTGGAATTAGATGGACGCTTTTCCCGCGTGCGGACCCAGGAAACAAATCTGGGCAACTGGGTGTGCGACGTGGTGCTGGCCGCCGTCGGCGCCGATGTGGTCATCTTGAATGGCGGCACCTTCCGTTCGGATCGAGTGCATCCGGTGGGTGCCTTTACCATGGGCGACCTGGTGAACGTAATACCCATGCGGGACCCACTAATCCTACTCGAAGTCAAGGGTAAAATACTGTGGCAGGCGCTGGAGAATGGAGTGTCTGCCTATCCCAAGCTGGAGGGAAGGTTCCCTCAGGTGTCGGGCATCAGTTTTGCCTTCGATCCGCAGGCGGAGCCCGGCAAACGTATTGACCCGCAACTTATCCAGGTGGGCGACGAGTACCTCAACCTGGAACAGTCCTACAAGTTGTGCGTCAAGAGCTACATCTTCATGGGCTGTGATGGCTACACCATGTTCAAGGACGCAACTGTGCTG ATGGATGATGATGCTTGTCCGGAGTTGGGAATTACCCTGCAGAACCATTTCAAGGCCATCAATTCCAGGAAGTGCGGACAAAACACCAAGCACCGCCAGTCGCTGGTCACACTCTCCCGGAGGCATAGTCTGGTGCAGTGCTTGGATAGTATGGATCTGGATGGACCATCACCCATCCGCAAATTGTCCGTGGGCCACCACAACAAGTCGATGGACTTGACGCATGGCAATTCTCAGAAG ATGCTGCGACGTGCGTCCTTGGATGACCTGGAGCAGTCCACCTGCGATTTGGCGCCACAATTGGAGCACCGTATCGTTATGATACAAAACGAAGAA CATCACCGACAGTTGCTGTTCAAAAAGGAGACGCACATAATGAATTCCACAATCACCGAAGCCGAGGACGA TTACAAGAAAATAAGACAACTTGATTTAGGGGCAGGTTCCGATGTGGAGAGAAACATTTGA